The Drosophila bipectinata strain 14024-0381.07 chromosome 2L, DbipHiC1v2, whole genome shotgun sequence genome has a segment encoding these proteins:
- the Ggamma30A gene encoding LOW QUALITY PROTEIN: uncharacterized protein Ggamma30A (The sequence of the model RefSeq protein was modified relative to this genomic sequence to represent the inferred CDS: substituted 1 base at 1 genomic stop codon), which translates to MDPSALQNMDRDALKKQIENMKYQASMERWPLSKSIAEMRSFIEENEKNDPLINAPDKKNNPWAEKGKCVIMXYYRKPQKYRHNYDNQPNNNNATHSTTHTTTTTTTTTATTGQYNYENPQQQNQEQHSFETPNRCSSQVSGRGDDSLDLVPVEMQHYNNNYYYYYNYNLSYEPPGDRWAVGSVGSGISGSSRLQQLKRRTRYELQQWPLLMQLLLFVMWLNAKFWQLVNEQVTYRRRRWH; encoded by the exons ATGGATCCCAGTGCTCTACAAAACATGGATCGGGACGCATTAAAGAAGCAAATCGAGAATATGAAATATCAGGCCTCCATGGAGCGCTGGCCGTTATCTAAATCCATAGCAGA aATGCGTTCGTTCATCGAGGAGAACGAGAAGAACGATCCATTGATCAACGCGCCGGATAAAAAGAACAATCCGTGGGCCGAAAAAGGCAAATGCGTTATCATGTAATATTATCGTAAACCACAGAAATACCGCCATAACTATGATAACCAGCCAAACAACAATAATGCAACCCATTCCACGACTCATaccactacaacaacaaccactacaacagcaacaactggTCAATACAATTATGAAAAtccacaacaacaaaatcaagAACAACATAGTTTTGAGACCCCTAACCGATGTAGCAGTCAAGTTTCGGGTAGGGGCGATGATTCCCTAGATCTAGTGCCGGTAGAGATGCAGCACTATAACAacaactactactactactacaacTACAATCTGAGCTACGAGCCGCCGGGCGATCGTTGGGCGGTGGGCAGCGTCGGCAGCGGGATAAGCGGAAGCAGTCGGTTGCAGCAGCTCAAGCGAAGGACACGGTACGAGCTGCAGCAATGGCCGCTGCTCatgcagctgctgctgtttgtCATGTGGCTGAATGCCAAGTTCTGGCAGTTGGTCAACGAACAGGTGACCTACCGCCGCCGCAGGTGGCATTGA